From one Trifolium pratense cultivar HEN17-A07 linkage group LG1, ARS_RC_1.1, whole genome shotgun sequence genomic stretch:
- the LOC123885696 gene encoding F-box/LRR-repeat protein 17, translating into MQHSTIAAASQSSRGGDSAESSDIKPAKKRGSYNCGRCGLPKKGHNCNVKTPVSATPATTTPADSSLSVVSVPSSAVSVIRQPSTNLRRALSFEGLDDRASGLDLVAVDDKEDGDSFPEPDLEPDLEVLEVSDLDMDFDSCGLPSSLRWEVLRRLPPAGLLSAAKVCKGWRETARKLWRATEELKLRVPAKVHVGFVASMLQKCPGIVRLSLRLESDFDSTMLACIAFSCPNLESMEISIFNTATNRINGDELGRFVADKRNLKSLKMEGCSNLGGFVLCSSSLSTLWLSDLHSLSKMVFNCPQLREISLEFSCQENEGTDLITMIEGLGRICLKLQNIHIASMRLSHAAVLALTAAQLRGLRMLSLVLGSELTDASVAAIASSYPNLELLDLSGSGISDSGIGMICNVFPETLRRLLLALCPNVTSSGIQFATAQLPLLELMDCGMAICDPNFPDPTADENDCKSLKTSSANLQHINQKLIIKHSRLKKLSLWGCTGLDALYLNCPELIDLNLNSCRNLHSERLLLQCPTLQNVHASGCQDMLIEAIQSQVRNAFPAIDNHSPSKRLPDGSKRVRVPYLLSGESPEPEKKRRRIERIPCNVLVD; encoded by the exons ATGCAACATTCAACCATCGCCGCCGCATCACAATCTTCTCGCGGCGGCGATTCCGCCGAGAGTTCCGATATTAAACCAGCAAAAAAACGTGGTAGTTATAACTGTGGTCGTTGTGGTCTTCCTAAGAAAGGTCATAACTGCAACGTCAAAACCCCTGTCTCCGCCACCCCCGCCACCACTACACCTGCCGATTCATCTCTATCTGTCGTTTCTGTACCTTCGTCCGCTGTATCTGTGATTCGTCAGCCGTCCACGAATCTCCGTCGTGCTCTTTCGTTCGAAGGTCTTGACGATCGAGCAAGCGGACTTGATTTGGTGGCGGTTGACGATAAAGAAGATGGAGATTCGTTTCCGGAGCCAGATCTTGAACCAGATCTGGAGGTTCTGGAGGTTTCAGATCTGGATATGGATTTTGACTCGTGCGGTTTACCGTCGAGTCTCCGGTGGGAAGTGTTGAGGAGGCTTCCACCGGCGGGGCTGTTATCGGCTGCTAAGGTGTGTAAGGGATGGAGAGAGACGGCGAGGAAGCTGTGGAGAGCGACTGAGGAGTTGAAGCTTAGGGTTCCGGCGAAGGTTCATGTTGGATTCGTTGCGTCGATGCTGCAGAAATGTCCTGGGATAGTGAGGCTTTCGCTTAGGTTGGAAAG TGATTTTGACTCTACAATGCTGGCTTGTATTGCATTTTCATGCCCTAATTTGGAGTCTATGGAGATCTCGATATTCAACACCGCAACCAATCGGATCAATGG GGATGAATTGGGCCGATTTGTTGCTGACAAAAGAAACCTCAAAAGCCTCAAGATGGAAGGTTGTTCTAATCTAGGGGGTTTTGTCCTTTGTTCATCTAGTTTGTCTACACTTTGGCTATCAGATCTGCACTCTTTATCTAAGATG GTATTTAACTGTCCCCAGCTGAGAGAGATTTCACTTGAATTTTCTTGCCAAGAAAATGAAGGCACTGATCTCATAACTATGATTGAAGGGTTGGGAAGAATTTGCTTGAAACTACAGAACATTCATATAGCTTCAATGCGGCTTTCTCATGCTGCTGTGCTTGCTCTCACAGCTGCTCAACTGAG GGGGCTGCGAATGCTTTCTCTTGTTCTTGGATCTGAATTAACTGATGCATCTGTTGCTGCAATTGCTTCAAGCTATCCAAATCTAGAATTGCTTGACCTCAGTGG ATCTGGCATAAGTGACAGTGGCATTGGAATGATTTGCAACGTATTCCCTGAAACACTTAGAAGACTTCTCCTTGCTCTTTGCCCTAATGTGACTTCAA GTGGCATTCAATTTGCTACAGCTCAATTGCCCCTTCTTGAACTTATGGACTGTGGCATGGCCATATGTGATCCAAATTTTCCTGATCCAACTGCTGATGAAAATGACTGCAAATCACTGAAAACATCCAGCGCAAATCTACAGCATATAAACCAAAAACTAATCATCAAACATAGCCGTTTAAAGAAACTCAGTTTGTGGGGTTGCACTGGATTGGAT GCCCTGTACTTAAACTGCCCAGAACTCATTGATCTGAACCTAAATTCTTGTAGAAATCTGCATTCAG AGAGGCTGTTGCTTCAATGCCCCACTTTGCAAAATGTTCATGCATCAGGTTGTCAGGATATGTTAATTGAGGCTATCCAAAGTCAG GTCCGCAATGCTTTTCCTGCTATAGATAACCATTCGCCTTCTAAACGTCTACCTGATGGCTCCAAAAGGGTTCGGGTTCCTTATTTACTTAGTGGAGAG TCCCCTGAACCTGAAAAAAAACGAAGGAGGATCGAGAGAATTCCATGCAATGTGCTTGTGGACTGA